One part of the Corynebacterium sp. CNCTC7651 genome encodes these proteins:
- a CDS encoding UDP-N-acetylmuramoyl-L-alanyl-D-glutamate--2,6-diaminopimelate ligase — MAMAQPEAPTLHRLAEIAGAEVFNAPSVDLVVESVSLDSTAVEPGGLFAALPGTRVHGARFAFDSPAGAILTDHAGYAIISETSDRRPILVVEDIRAVLGEVAAEVYGHPSEHMTLIGVTGTSGKTTTTYLLERGLTAAGCRVGLIGTTGTRIAGEDVPSSLTTPEAPMLQALFARMLRAGVTHVVMEVSSHALMLGRTGGSRFNVAGFTNLSQDHLDFHETMEDYFAAKAQFFDPASPLAAARSVICVDDDWGARLSTIASDPITVGTRGQANLDVEATQLGVEPTGAQDVLVRVQGAEYRFTLPLPGTFNVANAALAIALADAVGVDVPAFIQGLSTAAVPGRMERISAGQEFIAVVDYAHKPAAVAAVLDTLRGQVKGRIGVAVGAGGDRDVSKRPLMGAEAARRANLVVVTDDNPRTEDPAAIRAAVLAGARDAADQDTEVREVGDRARAIDELVAWARPGDAVIVVGKGHEVGQIVGDTTHHFDDREEVRRALASLGYGQETGEE, encoded by the coding sequence ATGGCCATGGCTCAGCCCGAGGCACCAACGCTTCACCGGCTCGCAGAGATCGCCGGCGCGGAGGTGTTCAACGCGCCGAGCGTGGACTTGGTGGTGGAGTCCGTCAGTCTGGATTCCACCGCGGTAGAGCCCGGCGGCCTCTTCGCCGCGCTACCCGGAACCCGGGTGCACGGCGCACGCTTCGCGTTCGATTCCCCGGCGGGCGCAATCCTGACGGACCACGCGGGCTACGCCATCATCTCCGAAACGTCGGACCGCCGCCCCATCTTGGTGGTGGAGGATATCCGCGCGGTGCTGGGGGAGGTCGCGGCGGAGGTGTACGGCCACCCCTCCGAGCACATGACGTTGATCGGTGTTACCGGTACCTCCGGCAAGACCACCACCACCTACCTGCTGGAACGCGGCCTGACCGCGGCCGGCTGCCGCGTCGGCCTGATCGGCACCACCGGCACCCGCATCGCCGGGGAGGACGTCCCCAGCTCCCTAACCACGCCAGAGGCGCCCATGCTGCAGGCGCTTTTCGCCCGCATGCTGCGCGCCGGGGTGACGCATGTGGTCATGGAGGTTTCCTCCCACGCCCTCATGCTGGGCCGCACCGGCGGCTCGCGTTTCAACGTCGCCGGTTTCACCAACTTGAGCCAGGACCACCTGGACTTCCACGAGACCATGGAGGACTACTTCGCCGCCAAGGCGCAGTTCTTCGACCCGGCGTCGCCCCTCGCCGCCGCGCGCAGCGTCATCTGCGTCGACGACGACTGGGGCGCACGCTTATCGACGATTGCTTCCGACCCAATCACCGTAGGCACCCGCGGCCAGGCGAACCTGGACGTGGAAGCGACGCAGCTGGGCGTGGAACCCACGGGCGCGCAGGATGTTTTGGTGCGCGTGCAGGGGGCGGAGTACCGCTTCACCCTGCCGCTGCCCGGCACCTTCAACGTGGCTAACGCCGCCCTCGCCATCGCCCTGGCGGACGCCGTGGGCGTGGACGTGCCGGCGTTCATCCAGGGTTTGAGCACTGCGGCGGTGCCGGGACGCATGGAACGTATCAGCGCTGGCCAGGAGTTCATCGCCGTTGTGGATTACGCCCACAAGCCCGCAGCCGTGGCCGCCGTGCTGGACACCCTGCGCGGTCAGGTCAAGGGCCGCATCGGCGTGGCCGTCGGTGCCGGCGGGGACCGCGATGTGTCCAAGCGCCCGCTGATGGGCGCCGAAGCCGCGCGCCGCGCGAACCTTGTGGTGGTGACGGATGACAACCCGCGCACCGAAGATCCGGCCGCAATCCGAGCCGCAGTGCTCGCGGGCGCGCGCGACGCAGCCGACCAAGACACTGAGGTCCGCGAGGTGGGCGACCGCGCCCGCGCGATCGATGAGCTAGTCGCATGGGCTCGCCCCGGCGACGCCGTCATTGTGGTGGGGAAGGGCCACGAGGTGGGCCAGATTGTCGGCGACACCACGCACCACTTCGACGACAGGGAAGAGGTCCGCCGGGCACTTGCCTCGCTGGGCTACGGACAGGAAACGGGGGAGGAGTAG
- the murF gene encoding UDP-N-acetylmuramoyl-tripeptide--D-alanyl-D-alanine ligase: MISLSLRTIADVTDGTLSPEADPEAQVTSFVEFDSRKITPGGLFIALPGARVDGHDFVPKAIEQGAVAALTTREVGAPAIVVKKRPAEAGDNSDLVANDPDGSAAGVVDAMSKLAAHVARELVANHGLRITGVTGSAGKTSTKDLIAAVLSRAGETVAPPGSFNNEIGHPYTVLRCSEDTDFLVAEMSARGIGHIAHLARIAPPQVGVVLNVGSAHLGEFGSRENIALAKGELVEALPAAADGGVAVLNADDDLVSAMATRTTARVVTFSAEGRKADYYATDVELDELARATFTMHSPGGEPQRVQLNVFGAHQVSNALAAAAVGMECGMDAAAVAVALTGAHSVSSHRMDVNTRADGVTVINDAYNANPESMRAAIAALGFTAAARPGVRSVAVLGEMAELGQDAVQAHAALADALARYRVTHLVTVGGSEALAELAERARERGIDTVEVGDAAAALANVDKLLAAAPPGAEGWHEREHRDVVLVKASNSHGLWVVAEQLLLGRGRK, from the coding sequence ATGATTTCACTCTCGCTGCGCACTATCGCCGACGTCACCGACGGGACCCTGAGCCCGGAGGCGGACCCGGAGGCGCAGGTCACCAGCTTCGTGGAGTTTGACTCCCGCAAGATCACCCCGGGCGGGCTCTTCATCGCGCTACCGGGCGCGCGCGTGGACGGCCACGATTTTGTGCCCAAGGCTATTGAGCAGGGCGCGGTTGCCGCGCTGACGACGCGTGAGGTGGGCGCGCCTGCGATCGTCGTAAAGAAGCGCCCCGCGGAGGCCGGGGACAACTCGGATCTGGTGGCGAACGACCCGGACGGCTCCGCAGCCGGGGTGGTGGATGCGATGTCCAAGCTGGCCGCTCACGTCGCGCGCGAGCTGGTGGCCAACCACGGTCTGCGCATCACTGGTGTGACCGGTTCCGCCGGCAAGACCTCCACAAAAGACCTCATCGCCGCGGTGCTCTCCCGCGCGGGCGAAACTGTGGCGCCCCCCGGGTCCTTCAACAACGAGATCGGGCACCCGTACACCGTGCTGCGCTGCAGCGAGGACACCGATTTTCTTGTCGCGGAGATGTCCGCCCGCGGCATCGGGCACATCGCCCACCTGGCCCGCATCGCCCCGCCGCAGGTCGGCGTGGTGCTGAACGTCGGCTCCGCCCACTTGGGCGAGTTCGGCTCCCGCGAAAACATCGCGCTGGCAAAGGGCGAGCTGGTTGAGGCGCTGCCGGCTGCTGCCGACGGCGGCGTGGCCGTGCTGAACGCAGACGATGATCTGGTCTCCGCCATGGCAACGCGCACCACCGCTCGCGTAGTCACGTTCTCCGCGGAGGGCCGCAAGGCGGATTACTACGCCACGGACGTGGAGTTGGACGAGCTGGCGCGCGCCACCTTCACCATGCACAGCCCGGGCGGGGAGCCGCAGCGCGTGCAGCTCAACGTGTTCGGCGCCCACCAGGTATCCAACGCGCTCGCGGCCGCGGCCGTGGGTATGGAGTGCGGCATGGACGCGGCCGCCGTGGCGGTAGCGCTCACCGGCGCCCACTCCGTTTCTTCGCACCGCATGGACGTGAACACGCGCGCGGACGGCGTGACCGTGATCAATGACGCCTACAACGCCAACCCGGAGTCCATGCGCGCGGCCATCGCCGCCTTGGGCTTCACCGCGGCGGCGCGCCCCGGGGTCCGCTCCGTTGCCGTGCTCGGCGAGATGGCGGAACTTGGCCAGGACGCGGTGCAGGCGCACGCGGCGTTGGCGGATGCACTGGCCCGCTACCGCGTCACCCACCTGGTTACCGTCGGGGGCAGCGAGGCCCTGGCCGAGCTCGCGGAGCGGGCGCGAGAACGCGGCATTGACACGGTTGAGGTGGGGGATGCGGCTGCGGCTCTGGCTAACGTCGATAAGCTGCTTGCAGCTGCCCCGCCCGGGGCGGAGGGCTGGCACGAGCGCGAGCACCGCGATGTTGTGCTGGTGAAGGCCTCCAACTCCCACGGGCTGTGGGTTGTGGCTGAGCAGCTGTTGCTTGGCCGAGGCAGGAAATAG